From the Anopheles merus strain MAF unplaced genomic scaffold, AmerM5.1 LNR4000007, whole genome shotgun sequence genome, one window contains:
- the LOC121600809 gene encoding uncharacterized protein K02A2.6-like — protein sequence MRNLRYPLDKLLLAGSVFQWTPECQKAFDQFKALLSTELLLTHYDPTRDIVVSADASPDGLRATLCHKYPDESLKVLHKGHPGMQRMKAIARSYLYWPMIDDDIVSYVASCGSCLAAAKAPPRATPATWPTPSSARRRVHVDYAGPLEGCYFLVVVDAFSKWPEIYKTTTTTTSATISMIRNIFTRFGMPETLVSDNGPQFTSALFVEFCNSSGIEHITTAPFHPQSNGQAERFVDTLKRALRKIQSDETSLDEALELFLMTYRSTPNTQLSQQKSPAEEMFGRTGAVAAPIITLTISFLIYFSAKFST from the exons ATGCGTAACTTGCGCTACCCACTGGATAAGTTGCTGCTAGCCGGAAGTGTGTTCCAGTGGACACCCGAATGTCAGAAAGCTTTCGACCAATTTAAAGCCCTCTTGTCCACGGAGCTCTTGCTCACACACTACGATCCAACGCGCGACATAGTTGTGTCCGCCGATGCATCACCAGATGGCTTAAGAGCAACGCTATGCCACAAGTATCCAGACGAATCCCTAAAAGTG CTACACAAGGGTCATCCGGGGATGCAGAGAATGAAGGCGATTGCGAGAAGCTACCTGTATTGGCCAATGATCGACGACGATATTGTGAGCTACGTGGCATCTTGTGGATCCTGTTTGGCAGCCGCTAAAGCACCTCCTCGAGCAACACCAGCGACATGGCCAACACCATCGAGCGCCAGGCGTAGAGTACACGTGGACTATGCTGGGCCACTGGAAGGGTGTTACTTTTTAGTCGTGGTTGACGCTTTCTCCAAGTGGCCTGAAATCTATAAGACTACGACTACAACAACATCTGCCACCATCTCCATGATACGGAACATTTTCACTCGCTTCGGTATGCCTGAAACGTTAGTTAGCGACAACGGTCCGCAATTTACCAGTGCCTTGTTTGTGGAGTTTTGCAACAGCAGCGGGATCGAGCACATCACCACAGCACCGTTCCATCCGCAATCAAATGGACAGGCGGAGCGGTTCGTCGATACGCTGAAACGAGCACTGCGGAAGATCCAGAGCGACGAGACGTCCCTTGATGAGGCTCTGGAATTGTTTCTCATGACATACCGATCGACACCAAACACGCAGTTGAGCCAGCAGAAATCTCCAGCTGAGGAAATGTTCGGCCGCACTGGAGCTGTTGCGGCCCCCATCATCACACTCACTATCTCCTTCCTCATTTATTTCAGTGCAAAGTTTTCAACCTGA
- the LOC121600810 gene encoding uncharacterized protein LOC121600810 produces MSSPEETPIIEEQRRLSQNGVLNTGFIHPQPQQLTPLDSSPLQQTLQLLQQQLAQQQQQMTQQQQLLSQLVQQQQQQQQPPTPDLQFVPKLSNLELILEAFAGNISEFRYDPEAGVTFESWYTRYVDLFSEDASRLDDAAKVQLLGRKLGTAEHARFSNFILPRAPRDFSFNEMVEKLTVLFGKMESVLSKRFKCLNITKTRTEDLLAFTCRVNKACVDAEFSSMTEEDFKCLILVCGLKDESVQDIRMKLLAAIEDRKNATLEQLAADCQRLVRVKADSAMIATHTSERVQAVQARNNRQWQRKTNNERYPKPAPRNEASKPRTPCWLCGALHWTRDCTYRTNKC; encoded by the coding sequence ATGTCCAGCCCAGAAGAGACGCCAATCATCGAGGAGCAACGTCGTCTCTCACAAAATGGGGTCCTGAACACAGGGTTCATTCACCCCCAGCCACAGCAGCTCACGCCATTGGATTCATCGCCGCTGCAGCAAACGCTGCAGCTTTTACAACAGCAATTagcccaacagcagcagcaaatgacacagcaacagcaactgtTATCACAGCtcgtgcaacaacaacagcagcagcagcagccaccgaCCCCCGATCTACAATTTGTGCCAAAACTGAGCAACCTGGAGTTGATACTGGAAGCCTTTGCCGGTAATATTAGTGAGTTCCGGTACGATCCAGAAGCGGGAGTAACCTTCGAATCATGGTACACGCGGTATGTAGATTTGTTTAGTGAGGATGCTTCTCGCTTGGATGACGCCGCCAAGGTTCAACTCCTGGGACGTAAGCTTGGAACTGCTGAACACGCCCGGTTTAGTAATTTCATTTTGCCGCGTGCACCGCGAGATTTCAGCTTCAACGAAATGGTGGAAAAGCTTACCGTCCTTTTCGGCAAAATGGAGTCGGTGTTGAGCAAACGCTTCAAGTGTCTTAATATTACCAAAACGCGCACCGAGGATCTGCTAGCATTTACCTGTCGAGTGAATAAAGCGTGCGTCGATGCAGAATTTTCTTCGATGACGGAGGAAGATTTTAAGTGCCTCATCCTCGTATGCGGATTAAAGGACGAAAGCGTACAGGACATAAGGATGAAATTGTTAGCCGCCATTGAAGACAGAAAAAACGCCACCCTAGAGCAGCTAGCAGCAGATTGCCAACGTTTAGTGCGTGTGAAAGCTGATAGCGCTATGATCGCTACGCACACTAGTGAGCGAGTACAGGCAGTACAAGCCAGAAACAACCGCCAGTGGCAACGAAAAACCAACAACGAGCGCTATCCCAAACCAGCACCCCGAAACGAAGCCTCCAAACCCCGCACCCCGTGCTGGCTTTGTGGTGCCCTGCATTGGACCCGTGACTGCACCTACAGAACCAACAAGTGCTGA